Below is a genomic region from Rosa chinensis cultivar Old Blush chromosome 5, RchiOBHm-V2, whole genome shotgun sequence.
CTTTAGTGTTTGTTAAGAGTTTGATAACACATAGACCAAAAAgttattttgagattttctaATTTTAGGGGAAACTTACTATGTTCCAACCACACGTTTTGTATTTGCTTCAGTTTGCTCCCCTCTAAATATTCTAGCGATACCAAAATCTGCAATCTTTGGGTTCAAAGAATTATCCAATAGAACATTGCTGGCCTTTAGATCTCTATGGATAATTCTTAGTCTTGAATCTTCATGAAGATATAATAAGCCTCTAGCAATCCCCAAGATAATCTCGAAGCGTCTTGTCCAACTTAAAATTGCTCTCCTTGTTTCATCTGGATAGAGTAAGAAATATAGAGTAACTAATTACTCTTGCTTGCTTGAAGAAACTTACAAATAATAATTGTAGATATATAACAAAGAAAGACTTACTAAAGATGAAAGAGTCCAAACTTTTGTTTGGCAAGTATTCATAGATTAGAATCTTCTCTTCACCTTCAAAACAACAACCTAAAATCTTAACAAGGTTTCTATGTTGGAGTTTTGCAATCAGAAGAACTTCATTCTTAAACTCTTCAACTCCTTGGCCAGAAAACTTGGATAGTCTTTTTACGGCTATTTCTTTTCCATCGTAAAGTATCCcctgaaatttgaatttgagaaaTCAAAGAGAGTAGCTGACGCAACGTatgaaccaattttttttttttttaacttcataTATACATTATAACAAGGGGAGCTACCTTATAAACGGGGCCAAACCCTCCTTCTCCAAGCTTGTTTTCAATGGAGAAATTGTTTGTGGCGGTGGCTATGGTGTTTAGATGAAATAATAGTAATTCCGAGTTTATTCTACTATCATCAAGAACTAATCCACCAGTAGCTTCTTCGAAGTA
It encodes:
- the LOC112166924 gene encoding G-type lectin S-receptor-like serine/threonine-protein kinase At1g11410, which gives rise to MKMKGKRRQNKYSFELTAGSTYFEEATGGLVLDDSRINSELLLFHLNTIATATNNFSIENKLGEGGFGPVYKGILYDGKEIAVKRLSKFSGQGVEEFKNEVLLIAKLQHRNLVKILGCCFEGEEKILIYEYLPNKSLDSFIFNETRRAILSWTRRFEIILGIARGLLYLHEDSRLRIIHRDLKASNVLLDNSLNPKIADFGIARIFRGEQTEANTKRVVGTYGYMSPEYAMEGLFSIKSDVYSFGVLLLEIITGKKNAGSYEKYPYSNLIGHVWELWKEGRAVEIIDSSIGESYLVSEIIRCIQIALLCVQEFATDRPTMSAVVSMLSNDAAFPSPRRPAFLLKTMSPSGDSSNNKGGCSVNDVTCTIVEAR